CAATTACCTTGTCTGGTTTCAGGTATTAGAAAGCATTCAACATCAAAGAAATGAAGTCACGATGAATGACTTGATTATTAGAGGGAACTTAACACAAAATTCGGAAACCTTTGATACAATTAGGTTAAATAAAATTGTGATATAACATTGTTTCTTATCCAACGTATCGGGCAGATTAGTGGGAAGAGCTATTACGGTATAAAAGGGGGACAAAAAATGGAAACAAAAAAACTGCCAAAAGTAATACTAAGAGAATTAACTCTTGATGATGTCGAAGACCGATATCAATGGTGTTTAGATAAAGAAGTAACAAAACATTTAAATATGCCAGATAAATATCCACCATTTAGCAGAGAAGAAACTCTAAATTGGATTAAGATGTGCATTGAAAAAACAAATGGATATGAACAAAAAGCGATAGTAACTGAACAGGGTAAACATATAGGTTGGATTGACCTGAAAAACATCGATAAATTAAACAAACACGCCGAATTAGGCATAGCAATAGGTGATAAAAACTATTGGGGAAAAGGGTATGGATTATCTGCGAT
This genomic stretch from Bacillus andreraoultii harbors:
- a CDS encoding GNAT family N-acetyltransferase, with product METKKLPKVILRELTLDDVEDRYQWCLDKEVTKHLNMPDKYPPFSREETLNWIKMCIEKTNGYEQKAIVTEQGKHIGWIDLKNIDKLNKHAELGIAIGDKNYWGKGYGLSAMQEMLLWGFNELELNKIWLRVEVDNERAIKSYKRMGYVEEGILRQDRLRNKKFVDRLRLSILKDEFFSKRKF